A portion of the Sabethes cyaneus chromosome 3, idSabCyanKW18_F2, whole genome shotgun sequence genome contains these proteins:
- the LOC128743797 gene encoding uncharacterized protein LOC128743797, translating to MGNCFKGCLSEENQLRSRTLNTSDSQYEMLVEGTLQRETQNKQQTVKKPKLFGKFWKRKDVEYSRLNKSNNNFVDRCNSSNNQTSGSEIQLQCLDAHSLLLVSKDSNARRNGYHDLNTDMTSTPGSSLDLEWENDYGYQHNPWALRPNDDQQQLAYPNRTDSVFKVEEWSTLKKSKDRINSIRRLDRNGTNRSGPDFPLASAAANDSGALGTPSICGSYASSSHISTPEDSLEWDVDQDRQLKSENESLDLETKELLLEIEQLKNRVLNETGANIRDLKFDESIS from the exons ATGGGGAATTGCTTTAAAGGATGCCTTTCGGAAGAGAATCAATTGCG AAGTCGTACGCTAAACACCAGCGATAGCCAGTATGAG ATGCTGGTCGAGGGAACTTTACAACGGGAGACGCAAAACAAACAGCAAACTGTTAAG AAGCCCAAGCTTTTCGGAAAGTTCTGGAAACGAAAGGACGTGGAGTACTCAAGACTGAACAAAtcaaacaataattttgtagaCAGATGTAACAGTAGCAACAATCAGACATCAGG ATCTGAAATACAACTGCAGTGCCTCGACGCACACTCACTCCTGTTGGTGTCCAAGGATAGTAATGCTCGGAGAAATGGCTACCACGATCTTAACACTGACATGACGTCGACACCAGGTAGTTCGCTGGATCTAGAATGGGAGAACGATTATGGCTACCAGCACAATCCATG GGCTCTTCGGCCTAACGATGATCAACAGCAGTTGGCCTACCCAAATCGAACAGATTCCGTGTTCAAAGTGGAAGAGTGGTCCACCCTGAAGAAAAGTAAAGACCGAATAAACTCCATCAGACGACTGGACCGAAATGGGACCAATCGCTCCGGTCCGGACTTTCCGTTGGCCAGTGCTGCAGCCAACGATTCCGGTGCACTTGGGACGCCCTCGATCTGCGGTTCCTATGCCTCTTCGTCACACATATCAACGCCGGAGGATTCACTGGAATGGGACGTCGATCAGGACCGGCAACTCAAATCGGAAAATGAATCACTCGATTTGGAAACAAAGGAACTGCTACTCGAAATCGAACAACTTAAGAATCGGGTACTTAACGAGACTGGTGCTAATATACGAGATCTGAAGTTCGATGAATCGATAAGTTGA